One genomic segment of Thermodesulfobacterium sp. TA1 includes these proteins:
- the flhB gene encoding flagellar biosynthesis protein FlhB yields the protein MPEEPFEERTEEPTPRRREEARKRGQIVKSRELSSVAVLGTGFLGFMLLSFLFFQQFYLIFYHCLNSYYTEFSLPFLVYLAHFLLKTLGKVLLPFFFILCLVVILVYLLQTGGGVLASQAIGFNFERINPVSGFKRLFSLTAVFELIKSILKLAIIAGVSYFIVMKYFPYILKLFGVNPKYLAFSFKIFLKDFVSKLLILLVFLGILDWLYARWDLEKKLRLTRKELKEEIKQTEGDPWVKAKIRQKQREMARKRMLAEVPKADVVITNPTHYAVALKYEFGKAPAPQVVAKGKDFLAQKIKEIAIENKVPIYEDPPLARLLYEKVDIGEYIPQELYQVVAKVLAYIYKLKNKKVV from the coding sequence ATGCCTGAGGAGCCTTTTGAAGAAAGGACAGAGGAGCCTACACCTCGACGGCGAGAAGAGGCTAGAAAAAGAGGACAAATTGTTAAAAGCCGCGAACTTTCTTCTGTAGCGGTTTTAGGAACAGGCTTCTTGGGTTTTATGCTTTTAAGTTTTTTATTTTTTCAGCAGTTTTATTTGATTTTTTATCATTGTTTAAATAGCTACTATACAGAATTTAGCCTTCCTTTTTTGGTTTATTTGGCACATTTTTTGTTAAAAACTTTAGGGAAGGTTCTTTTACCTTTTTTCTTTATACTTTGCTTGGTAGTGATTTTGGTTTACCTTTTGCAGACAGGGGGTGGAGTTTTGGCTTCTCAAGCCATCGGGTTTAATTTTGAGAGGATTAATCCCGTTTCAGGTTTTAAAAGACTCTTTTCTCTTACAGCGGTGTTTGAATTAATAAAATCTATCCTTAAACTTGCTATCATAGCAGGAGTTTCTTATTTTATCGTGATGAAGTATTTTCCTTATATTTTAAAACTTTTTGGGGTCAACCCTAAGTATTTGGCTTTTAGCTTTAAGATATTTTTAAAAGACTTTGTTTCTAAGCTTTTAATATTGCTCGTTTTTTTAGGAATTCTTGACTGGCTTTATGCCCGTTGGGATTTAGAAAAAAAGCTCAGGCTTACCCGTAAAGAATTAAAAGAAGAAATTAAACAAACAGAAGGAGACCCATGGGTTAAGGCTAAAATCAGGCAAAAACAAAGAGAAATGGCAAGAAAAAGGATGCTTGCAGAGGTGCCTAAAGCAGATGTGGTTATTACCAACCCCACCCATTATGCTGTAGCCCTTAAATATGAATTTGGGAAGGCCCCAGCTCCACAGGTAGTAGCCAAAGGAAAAGACTTTCTTGCTCAAAAAATAAAGGAAATCGCTATAGAGAACAAAGTTCCTATCTATGAAGACCCACCTTTAGCAAGGCTTCTGTATGAAAAGGTAGATATAGGAGAATACATTCCTCAAGAACTGTATCAGGTGGTAGCTAAAGTATTGGCTTATATATACAAACTAAAAAATAAAAAGGTAGTATAG
- the fliR gene encoding flagellar biosynthetic protein FliR gives MELLDLVEKQVFLFFLVFYRILLLFILFPVFGAVYFPTKSKIALSLVLGLALTPVVKGNIPFFYNAYQLFLLLISDFLFIFMISLVFRIILAGIQIGGELVGYQMGFGITQTIDPLSGFSLPVISQFVYIIFLFVFFVFDFHHYLISFVYYSFEKIPPGSFWLDTNLGLLIIKKSKLMFDLGIRFLAPLMVLMMLVYISLAIVGRLIPQINVMFISFPLTIGIGLIFLGLMLVLLPKILVPNIKDYFNTLNGVLLYFKQQ, from the coding sequence ATGGAACTTTTAGATCTTGTTGAAAAACAAGTTTTCTTGTTTTTTTTGGTTTTCTATAGAATACTACTACTTTTTATTCTTTTTCCTGTTTTTGGGGCGGTTTATTTTCCTACCAAAAGTAAAATCGCCCTTTCCTTGGTTTTAGGATTGGCCTTAACTCCGGTAGTTAAAGGAAATATTCCGTTTTTTTACAACGCCTATCAATTATTTTTGCTTCTTATCTCTGATTTTTTATTTATTTTTATGATTTCTCTTGTTTTTAGGATTATCTTAGCAGGTATACAGATAGGAGGCGAATTAGTAGGCTATCAGATGGGGTTTGGGATTACCCAGACGATCGATCCTCTCTCAGGGTTTAGCTTGCCTGTGATATCTCAATTTGTTTATATCATCTTTCTCTTTGTCTTTTTTGTGTTTGATTTTCACCATTACTTAATTAGTTTTGTCTATTACAGTTTTGAAAAAATCCCTCCTGGCAGTTTTTGGTTAGATACAAACCTTGGACTTTTGATAATAAAAAAAAGCAAACTGATGTTTGATTTGGGAATAAGGTTTCTTGCTCCTTTGATGGTGCTTATGATGTTGGTTTATATAAGCCTTGCGATTGTAGGAAGGTTAATCCCTCAGATAAACGTCATGTTTATAAGTTTCCCTTTAACCATAGGTATAGGGTTGATTTTTTTAGGACTTATGCTGGTTTTATTACCAAAAATATTGGTTCCTAATATCAAAGATTATTTTAACACCTTAAACGGTGTACTTTTATATTTTAAACAACAGTAA
- the fliQ gene encoding flagellar biosynthesis protein FliQ, with translation MTDATILTLAKESIKLCILVSGPFLLTALIVGLVISILQAVTQIQEMTLTFVPKILAMIVVFVLTLPWMLKKLTNFTENLILNIPHLIN, from the coding sequence ATGACAGATGCCACTATTTTGACTTTGGCTAAGGAATCAATTAAACTTTGTATTTTAGTTTCTGGTCCTTTTTTGCTTACAGCTTTGATAGTTGGTTTGGTTATTAGTATTTTACAGGCGGTTACTCAGATCCAAGAAATGACCCTTACTTTCGTTCCTAAGATTTTAGCTATGATAGTGGTTTTTGTTTTAACCTTACCCTGGATGTTAAAAAAACTAACCAATTTTACTGAAAATTTGATTTTAAACATTCCACACCTTATTAATTGA
- the fliP gene encoding flagellar type III secretion system pore protein FliP (The bacterial flagellar biogenesis protein FliP forms a type III secretion system (T3SS)-type pore required for flagellar assembly.), whose product MMVSLVAIALPTVKIGVEAAKSPEQVSTLLQVLILLTVLSVAPALLLMLTSFTRLVVVFSILRHAIGTQQTPPNQILLSLALFLTFFIMAPTFKTVYQEAFVPYLNKQIGDTEFLERAQKPFKDFMLKNTREKDLALFIKLRQEERPRTPDDVSFFTLVPAFMISELKTAFQIGFLLYIPFLIIDVVISSVLISMGVLMLPPMMISLPIKLLLFVLVDGWNLLVMSLVKSFH is encoded by the coding sequence ATGATGGTTAGTTTGGTAGCCATAGCTTTGCCTACGGTAAAAATAGGAGTTGAGGCAGCTAAAAGTCCTGAACAAGTGTCTACTCTTTTACAAGTGCTTATTTTACTTACTGTTTTGTCTGTAGCCCCAGCCCTTCTTTTGATGTTAACCTCTTTTACTCGTTTGGTGGTAGTATTTTCAATACTTAGACATGCTATAGGTACCCAACAGACCCCACCTAACCAGATTTTGCTTTCCTTAGCCCTTTTTTTAACTTTTTTTATCATGGCTCCTACCTTTAAAACAGTATATCAAGAAGCTTTTGTCCCTTATCTAAACAAACAGATAGGAGATACTGAATTTTTAGAAAGGGCACAGAAACCTTTTAAAGATTTTATGCTTAAAAACACCAGAGAAAAAGACTTAGCTCTTTTTATTAAATTAAGACAGGAAGAGCGTCCAAGAACACCTGATGATGTGTCTTTTTTTACGTTAGTGCCGGCTTTTATGATAAGCGAGCTTAAAACAGCCTTTCAGATAGGTTTTTTACTATATATTCCCTTTCTGATAATAGACGTAGTAATTTCAAGCGTTCTTATCTCTATGGGTGTTTTGATGCTTCCACCTATGATGATTTCTCTTCCTATAAAACTTTTGTTGTTTGTTTTGGTTGACGGTTGGAACTTGTTGGTAATGTCTTTGGTAAAAAGTTTCCATTAA
- a CDS encoding flagellar biosynthetic protein FliO has product MEWFYYLQSLGILLLVLSLFPIAFHFYKKYTVKNTTENPIKVLAVKPINYKAQILLIEVEGKKFLVGYSDKGFNLLGEIKHDG; this is encoded by the coding sequence ATGGAATGGTTTTATTATTTACAAAGCTTAGGAATTTTGCTTTTAGTGTTAAGCCTTTTTCCAATAGCCTTTCATTTTTATAAAAAATATACTGTCAAAAATACGACAGAAAATCCAATTAAGGTTTTAGCTGTTAAACCTATTAACTATAAGGCACAGATTTTGCTAATAGAGGTTGAAGGCAAAAAGTTTTTGGTAGGATATTCAGACAAAGGGTTTAACCTTTTAGGAGAGATAAAGCATGATGGTTAG
- the fliN gene encoding flagellar motor switch protein FliN — MAEEEKINGSPQEESTLSPEDLMAMWEEALKEAQVGGSETKEETPPETPQEIFQTKEPSIKERPSTQPASFEELSPVQRSGLHPDLEFILDIPLEISVEIGRNKMLIRDLLKLNQGSIIELDKFAGEPVEVYVNGKLMAKGEVVVVNERFGVRITEIISAQDRIKKLGS; from the coding sequence ATGGCTGAAGAAGAAAAAATCAATGGAAGTCCTCAAGAAGAATCCACCCTTAGCCCTGAAGATTTAATGGCTATGTGGGAGGAGGCTTTAAAAGAGGCACAAGTAGGAGGTTCAGAAACTAAGGAAGAAACTCCTCCAGAAACCCCGCAAGAAATTTTTCAAACGAAAGAACCTTCAATCAAAGAAAGACCTTCTACCCAACCTGCAAGTTTTGAAGAACTAAGCCCTGTCCAAAGAAGTGGTTTGCATCCAGATTTGGAGTTTATTTTAGACATACCTTTAGAAATTTCGGTAGAAATTGGCAGAAACAAAATGTTGATAAGAGACCTGCTTAAACTAAACCAAGGTTCTATTATCGAGTTAGACAAGTTTGCTGGAGAACCTGTAGAGGTTTATGTAAACGGTAAACTTATGGCTAAAGGAGAGGTAGTAGTGGTAAACGAAAGGTTTGGGGTAAGGATTACGGAAATCATAAGCGCCCAAGATAGGATTAAAAAATTAGGGTCTTAA
- the fliM gene encoding flagellar motor switch protein FliM: MEKILSQDEIDALLSGLSEGKIDTTPETKEEIKTKPFDFRNYTISTRLKIPGLEVINEQLARSLRMQLSTLLREMLDISNLPLQMERFKDFLNKIPVPTSIHIFKLEPLKGQALLIIDATLAFLFIERFLGGERKHIKVEGREFTPIEQRLLKKVVDLVFHELEKAWKNIYPVKPKYIRGEVNPQFARVLMPEETVVVTGYTLELESISGKILFCYSLSTLQPIKDKLYSPYQLEEYVDLSWKKNLENYILNSEVKLKALLGKGTITLEDLVNLEVGDVVVLDKKIEEPVEVFIEGVPKILGKLGVFKNHLAIQVDRFLSSEDTEK; encoded by the coding sequence ATGGAAAAGATACTTAGCCAAGACGAAATAGATGCCCTGCTTTCAGGTCTTTCTGAAGGTAAGATAGATACCACTCCTGAGACTAAAGAAGAGATAAAGACTAAGCCTTTTGACTTTAGAAACTACACCATTTCTACCCGTCTTAAAATTCCAGGGCTTGAGGTCATTAATGAGCAGTTGGCTCGAAGTTTAAGAATGCAACTTTCTACCCTTTTAAGAGAAATGTTAGACATCTCCAACCTTCCTCTTCAGATGGAAAGATTTAAAGATTTTTTAAACAAAATTCCTGTGCCTACCTCTATTCATATTTTTAAGTTAGAACCTTTAAAAGGACAAGCTCTTCTTATCATTGACGCTACCTTAGCCTTTCTTTTTATCGAAAGGTTTTTAGGTGGTGAAAGAAAACATATTAAGGTTGAAGGCCGAGAGTTTACCCCTATAGAACAGAGATTGCTTAAAAAGGTGGTTGACCTTGTTTTCCATGAGTTAGAAAAAGCTTGGAAAAACATTTATCCTGTTAAACCTAAATATATCAGAGGAGAAGTAAACCCTCAGTTTGCAAGGGTTCTTATGCCAGAAGAAACTGTTGTTGTGACTGGTTATACCTTGGAGCTTGAGTCTATTAGCGGAAAAATTCTTTTTTGCTATTCTTTAAGTACTTTACAACCGATAAAGGATAAGCTCTATTCTCCCTATCAGTTAGAGGAATATGTAGACTTAAGCTGGAAAAAGAATTTAGAAAACTATATCCTTAATAGTGAAGTAAAACTTAAAGCTCTTTTAGGTAAAGGGACTATCACCTTAGAAGATTTGGTAAATCTTGAAGTAGGAGACGTAGTAGTCCTTGATAAAAAGATAGAAGAGCCTGTAGAGGTTTTTATAGAAGGAGTTCCCAAGATTTTAGGTAAATTAGGGGTTTTTAAAAACCACCTTGCTATTCAGGTAGATAGATTTTTATCTTCGGAAGATACCGAAAAATAA
- the fliL gene encoding flagellar basal body-associated protein FliL, whose translation MAEEVKEGAEKQEAGKKGGKKKFLLFLVVGLLVIALASGVVLFLMGKKGEEKEGGKKAKKESAAVKVIYPLEPVVVNLLDPTGKRYLQVRLAFGVADKKAEEEIKVKEPMIKDVIITYLSSKTPEEVMQPDAKEAIKKDLLVKINEALGEEIVLAIYITQYIVE comes from the coding sequence ATGGCAGAAGAGGTTAAAGAAGGTGCAGAAAAACAAGAGGCTGGAAAAAAGGGAGGTAAAAAAAAGTTTTTGCTGTTTCTGGTAGTAGGTTTATTAGTGATAGCCCTTGCTTCTGGGGTGGTTTTATTCTTGATGGGTAAAAAGGGCGAAGAAAAGGAGGGAGGTAAAAAGGCTAAAAAAGAAAGTGCGGCAGTAAAAGTAATTTATCCTTTGGAGCCGGTAGTGGTAAACCTTTTAGACCCTACAGGTAAACGCTATCTACAGGTAAGGTTGGCCTTTGGGGTTGCTGATAAAAAGGCAGAAGAAGAGATTAAGGTTAAAGAACCGATGATAAAGGATGTAATCATTACCTATCTTAGTAGTAAAACCCCAGAAGAGGTTATGCAGCCTGATGCTAAAGAGGCGATTAAAAAAGATTTATTAGTTAAAATAAACGAGGCCTTAGGAGAGGAAATTGTGTTGGCTATTTATATAACCCAGTACATAGTGGAGTAG
- a CDS encoding phage tail tape measure protein — MDFKIAIALQLIDNFSRQLFELKENVSRFNHELQQTQNKLKSFQETLRKAFDPKALWEFSERFEDFTAKMAQATALPLAGFTKAIHSFSEMEQARVEMEVAFMTKEGLPKQIEELNKQIEELGVRLPGSATDFYRVATALKSAGMDIEKIVGGGLKAASYAWVLFKREASPEQVAEYMQQFANAFKIPAEGFSAFVDQLQRLKFASGLELSEIAYSTKYFSSELNQLGVTGLNASKIMFAWIGTLKQFGIKGETAGTSIRSVLQNISKLEENLSKLQKKEGIDLQISVKDFFDERGAFQLEKFLITIRERLSAIQDPLLRMKILTTLFDAEGMRAIVPLLVKSKEEALAYLETIKNTLKPEEYTALREQIKEGGFSGLEEMAKKMEEQASLQQRINVTLQTFANVWESLQGTLTQVAAIFGSLVAPGLIKIFNFLNNVLGKVADFINEHKTLSAVFAYTIGGFVSLLAVVGTFSLVLGTALKLLSLAFTSALWLMRINLVKNLTGALLQNSIAFLKWIITGQAGITWLKTFDFWLLKVKFSILQAVSALKAKTTALLHFMGVMARYVWASFLSGLRALISGFRSAVVAVRAFSLALITNPIFLIITGIVALITAGYLVYKHWDKISKALSGVWNWLKANWKKVLEVFLYVNPITAPIMALRKLVQYVMGIDLFVAGKKIIESLWEGIKTVATKPIEEVKNIVQKIRNLLPSSPAKEGPLSDLHRIKFIETIAEAIKPSPLLIAMKQVLEPVKPAGATFTGPTIHIGSIQFVIHGTITEKEKETIATDLRNIIERTLQRINYERERRRY; from the coding sequence ATGGATTTTAAAATTGCCATAGCTTTACAACTTATTGATAACTTTTCTCGTCAGCTTTTTGAATTAAAAGAGAACGTCTCAAGGTTTAATCACGAACTTCAACAAACACAAAACAAGTTAAAATCTTTCCAAGAAACACTTCGTAAAGCTTTTGACCCGAAAGCTCTCTGGGAATTTTCAGAAAGGTTTGAAGATTTTACTGCAAAGATGGCTCAAGCAACCGCTCTTCCACTTGCTGGTTTTACTAAAGCAATACATAGCTTTTCAGAAATGGAACAAGCAAGAGTGGAAATGGAAGTTGCCTTCATGACAAAAGAAGGGCTACCTAAACAAATTGAAGAACTAAACAAGCAAATTGAAGAGCTTGGAGTAAGACTTCCTGGTAGTGCAACGGATTTTTATCGTGTAGCTACAGCCTTAAAATCTGCTGGGATGGACATTGAAAAAATAGTAGGTGGTGGACTAAAAGCAGCAAGCTATGCTTGGGTATTATTTAAAAGAGAAGCCTCTCCAGAACAAGTAGCAGAATATATGCAACAATTTGCTAATGCGTTCAAAATACCTGCAGAAGGTTTTTCCGCCTTTGTAGATCAACTACAAAGGCTCAAATTTGCCTCTGGATTAGAACTTTCAGAAATTGCTTATTCAACTAAATATTTTTCTTCTGAGCTTAATCAACTCGGAGTAACAGGTTTAAATGCATCTAAAATAATGTTTGCTTGGATTGGTACGCTTAAACAATTTGGTATCAAAGGTGAAACAGCAGGTACATCGATACGTTCTGTTTTACAAAACATATCAAAACTTGAAGAAAATCTTAGCAAATTACAAAAGAAAGAAGGTATAGATCTTCAAATTTCTGTCAAAGATTTTTTTGACGAAAGGGGAGCATTTCAATTAGAAAAATTTTTAATTACTATTCGAGAAAGACTCTCCGCTATACAAGACCCTCTCTTACGAATGAAAATCTTGACTACTTTATTTGATGCTGAAGGCATGCGTGCTATAGTTCCACTTCTCGTGAAATCCAAAGAAGAAGCCCTTGCTTATTTAGAAACTATTAAAAATACTTTAAAGCCAGAGGAATATACAGCCTTACGAGAACAAATAAAAGAAGGGGGATTTTCTGGACTTGAAGAAATGGCAAAAAAAATGGAAGAACAAGCATCTTTACAACAAAGAATTAACGTAACTTTACAAACATTTGCCAATGTGTGGGAGTCTCTGCAGGGGACGTTAACTCAAGTTGCAGCTATTTTTGGTTCTCTCGTAGCTCCTGGTTTGATTAAAATATTTAATTTTCTCAATAATGTGCTTGGGAAAGTGGCAGATTTTATAAACGAACATAAAACCCTCTCAGCAGTTTTTGCTTACACTATAGGTGGATTTGTAAGTCTTCTTGCAGTTGTTGGGACCTTCTCTCTTGTTTTGGGAACAGCATTAAAACTTCTAAGTCTTGCTTTTACTTCAGCTTTGTGGTTGATGAGAATAAATTTAGTAAAAAATTTAACAGGAGCTTTACTACAAAATTCAATAGCTTTCCTTAAATGGATAATAACAGGACAAGCAGGAATAACATGGCTTAAAACCTTTGATTTTTGGCTTTTAAAAGTAAAATTTTCAATTTTACAAGCAGTTTCTGCTCTTAAAGCTAAAACTACAGCTTTACTACACTTTATGGGTGTTATGGCACGCTATGTATGGGCTTCTTTTTTATCTGGTTTAAGGGCATTAATTTCTGGTTTTCGTTCTGCAGTAGTTGCAGTAAGAGCTTTTAGTTTGGCTTTAATTACAAATCCAATTTTTCTCATTATAACAGGTATAGTAGCACTCATTACTGCAGGATATCTCGTCTATAAACACTGGGATAAAATAAGCAAAGCTTTATCTGGAGTGTGGAACTGGTTAAAAGCAAATTGGAAAAAAGTCTTAGAAGTTTTTTTATATGTTAATCCCATTACAGCCCCTATTATGGCTCTTAGAAAGCTTGTCCAGTATGTGATGGGTATTGACCTTTTTGTAGCAGGGAAAAAAATTATAGAAAGCCTTTGGGAAGGTATAAAAACCGTTGCTACTAAGCCAATAGAAGAAGTTAAAAACATCGTCCAAAAAATTAGAAATCTTCTCCCTTCAAGTCCAGCAAAAGAAGGTCCACTAAGCGATCTTCATCGCATTAAGTTTATTGAAACTATTGCAGAAGCAATCAAACCATCCCCTCTACTTATTGCAATGAAACAAGTCCTTGAACCTGTAAAGCCTGCTGGAGCAACCTTTACTGGTCCTACAATTCATATCGGGTCTATTCAATTTGTAATACATGGAACGATCACCGAAAAAGAAAAAGAAACTATAGCTACAGACCTTCGAAACATCATTGAAAGAACCTTACAGCGTATCAATTATGAAAGAGAAAGGCGTCGTTACTAA
- a CDS encoding biotin transporter BioY — protein sequence MKKFAEVMVLRKGVLTSGNLGIEVFWGLLGALLIGLSAQLKFYLPFSPVPVTFQTFGVFLTALLFSPFRCGLAQFFYLFLGALGLPWFAGATGGFLTLVGPTGGYLLSFLPAGLMVSFLYHRFIWTKSFLGLVFLLVIVNFGVIHLMGMLWLGWILKISDIKVLLLMGSLPFIYGDLLKIFLVVFTLKYILRKF from the coding sequence ATGAAAAAATTTGCAGAGGTGATGGTTTTAAGGAAAGGGGTTTTAACATCCGGCAATTTAGGTATAGAAGTATTTTGGGGCTTATTAGGTGCTCTTTTAATAGGGCTTTCAGCTCAGCTTAAATTTTATCTTCCTTTTTCTCCTGTGCCTGTAACCTTTCAAACCTTTGGGGTTTTTCTAACCGCGCTTCTTTTTTCTCCTTTTAGATGTGGTTTAGCTCAATTTTTTTATTTATTTTTGGGTGCCTTAGGACTTCCTTGGTTTGCTGGAGCAACCGGAGGTTTTTTAACCTTGGTTGGTCCTACAGGAGGATACCTTTTAAGTTTTTTACCTGCGGGATTGATGGTAAGTTTTCTTTATCATAGGTTTATCTGGACAAAAAGTTTCTTGGGTCTGGTTTTTCTTCTGGTTATAGTAAACTTTGGGGTTATTCATCTTATGGGTATGCTTTGGTTAGGCTGGATATTAAAAATTTCTGACATAAAGGTTTTATTGTTGATGGGAAGTTTACCTTTTATTTATGGAGACCTTCTAAAAATTTTTTTGGTAGTTTTTACTTTAAAGTATATATTAAGAAAGTTTTAA
- a CDS encoding 3-deoxy-D-manno-octulosonic acid transferase: protein MFWVYTLIYYLVAGLLLPKEFLKRPPELRLKWLKDKFALFKKSENFSSGSTIWVHCVSVGEVIALSSLVKRLSNNHNILISTITDTGQKVAKDRFKGLSVEVIYLPLDCPFAIKRTLKAFNLKALVISETEIWPNLIHTAAQEIPVFLVNARLSQKSFKNYQKIKFFIRRVLEDLTLIVVQDNLYKKRFKALGVPEEKIIVAGNTKFDLEIPYVEFPWEDRLKKPVIIAGSTHHPEEEIITEAFLSVVEEGTLLLAPRHPERFEEVFSRITSLISNQKENRFYRLSSLNYEKLNLQDAKRIILLVDQIGILGSLYRLCDLAIIGGSFIPHGGQNPLEPIYWKKPVVFGPSMENFPFVQEFLEKKACLQVSSEKLAETLKDLLNNPQKLENLSKKAYQIYRSKTGATERIIRLLEKYL, encoded by the coding sequence ATGTTTTGGGTATATACTCTTATCTATTACCTGGTAGCAGGTTTGCTTTTACCTAAGGAGTTTTTGAAAAGACCTCCAGAGTTAAGGTTAAAATGGTTAAAGGATAAGTTTGCCCTTTTTAAAAAGTCTGAAAATTTTTCTTCAGGTTCTACTATCTGGGTCCATTGTGTATCAGTAGGGGAAGTCATAGCACTTTCTTCCCTTGTTAAAAGGTTATCCAACAACCACAACATCCTTATAAGCACTATTACTGACACAGGACAAAAGGTAGCTAAGGATCGGTTCAAAGGCCTTTCGGTAGAAGTGATCTACTTACCTTTAGACTGTCCTTTTGCGATAAAGAGAACGTTAAAGGCTTTTAATCTTAAGGCTTTAGTCATTTCTGAAACAGAGATTTGGCCTAATCTTATCCATACTGCAGCCCAAGAAATTCCTGTTTTTTTGGTTAACGCACGTCTTAGTCAAAAATCCTTTAAAAACTATCAAAAAATAAAGTTTTTTATCCGAAGGGTTTTGGAAGACCTTACTTTAATCGTGGTTCAAGATAACCTCTATAAGAAGAGGTTTAAGGCTTTAGGGGTGCCTGAAGAAAAAATTATCGTAGCAGGAAACACTAAGTTTGACCTTGAAATCCCTTATGTTGAATTTCCCTGGGAAGATAGGTTAAAAAAACCGGTTATCATTGCCGGAAGTACTCATCATCCTGAAGAAGAAATAATTACCGAGGCTTTTCTTTCAGTAGTAGAAGAAGGAACATTACTTTTAGCCCCAAGGCATCCTGAACGCTTTGAGGAGGTATTTTCTCGGATAACTTCTTTGATATCTAATCAAAAAGAAAACAGGTTTTACAGGTTAAGTAGCCTAAATTACGAAAAATTAAACCTTCAAGACGCTAAAAGGATTATCCTTCTGGTAGACCAGATAGGGATTTTAGGGAGCCTTTATAGGTTGTGCGATTTAGCCATCATAGGAGGAAGCTTTATCCCCCATGGAGGACAAAACCCGTTAGAGCCTATTTACTGGAAAAAGCCTGTGGTGTTTGGCCCTTCTATGGAAAATTTTCCTTTTGTCCAAGAATTTTTAGAAAAAAAGGCTTGCCTTCAAGTTTCTTCAGAAAAACTTGCTGAAACGCTAAAAGACCTTTTAAATAATCCTCAAAAACTTGAAAATTTGTCTAAAAAAGCTTACCAAATCTATCGTTCAAAAACCGGAGCCACCGAAAGAATTATTCGTTTGTTAGAAAAATATCTTTAA
- the pgeF gene encoding peptidoglycan editing factor PgeF, whose amino-acid sequence MLKQELLDFSHKLNTNFIFPDNLLKIGVLAAFSQKLSKNFDFSILKQVNDYRWFFPKQVHSDIVIFLWEKDLVPEIFGIEGDAVLTNQKKLLVGVKTADCVPILLATQDAKIIGAVHAGWKGTVSKILEKTLKTVLTLGYRPEEIFLAIGPHIKACCYEVQKDVLLYLEKNFSFYEDVIRYNQEKFFLDLERLNVYQALSLGIPESNLWISQDCTKCLSGLYWSHRCHGKDRGVQISFIGNF is encoded by the coding sequence ATGTTAAAACAAGAACTTTTAGACTTTTCTCACAAATTAAACACAAATTTTATTTTTCCAGATAATTTACTTAAAATCGGTGTATTAGCCGCTTTTTCGCAGAAACTTTCTAAAAATTTTGATTTTAGTATTTTAAAACAAGTTAATGATTATAGATGGTTTTTTCCTAAACAGGTGCATAGCGATATTGTAATTTTTCTTTGGGAGAAAGATTTGGTTCCAGAGATTTTTGGAATAGAAGGGGATGCGGTGCTTACTAATCAGAAAAAACTTTTGGTGGGGGTTAAGACCGCTGACTGCGTACCGATCCTCTTAGCCACCCAAGATGCTAAAATAATAGGTGCTGTTCATGCTGGATGGAAGGGGACAGTGTCTAAAATTTTAGAAAAGACCCTTAAAACGGTCTTAACCTTAGGTTATAGACCTGAAGAAATCTTTTTGGCCATAGGCCCTCATATCAAAGCCTGTTGTTATGAAGTCCAAAAAGATGTTCTCCTTTATTTAGAAAAAAATTTTTCTTTTTATGAAGATGTTATAAGATATAATCAAGAAAAATTCTTTTTGGATTTGGAAAGATTAAACGTTTATCAAGCTTTGTCCTTAGGTATACCTGAAAGTAATCTTTGGATTTCTCAGGACTGTACTAAGTGTTTATCAGGCCTTTATTGGTCTCATCGTTGCCATGGAAAAGACAGAGGAGTACAAATATCTTTTATAGGGAACTTTTAG